From Candoia aspera isolate rCanAsp1 chromosome 4, rCanAsp1.hap2, whole genome shotgun sequence, a single genomic window includes:
- the CDK5R1 gene encoding cyclin-dependent kinase 5 activator 1 encodes MGTVLSLSPSYRKATLSEDGSTTVGHYTAVQNSKNAKDKSLKRHSIISVLPWKRIAAVSAKKKNSKKVQPNSSYQNNITHLNNENLKKSLSCANLSTFAQNQGNQPTAPSHQISSSKGTLSSVKKTPHPSCNSSGTPKRVLVQASTSELLRCLGAFLCRRCYRLKHLSPTDPVLWLRSVDRSLLLQGWQDQGFITPANVVFLYMLCRDVISSEVATDHDLQAVLLTCLYLSYSYMGNEISYPLKPFLVESCKEAFWDRCLSIINLMSPKMLQVNADPHFFTQVFADLKNESSQEEKNRLLIGLDR; translated from the coding sequence ATGGGCACTGTGTTAAGCCTTTCACCCAGTTACCGGAAGGCCACCCTCTCTGAGGATGGTTCGACCACAGTGGGGCATTACACTGCAGTCCAGAACAGTAAGAACGCCAAGGATAAGAGCCTGAAGCGCCACTCTATCATTTCAGTGCTGCCTTGGAAACGCATCGCGGCTGTGTCTGCCAAAAAGAAAAACTCCAAGAAGGTGCAGCCCAACAGCAGTTATCAGAACAACATCACGCACCTCAACAATGAGAACCTAAAGAAATCTCTCTCCTGTGCCAACCTCTCCACCTTTGCCCAGAACCAGGGCAATCAGCCTACAGCTCCAAGCCACCAGATTTCCAGCTCCAAGGGCACCCTTTCTTCTGTCAAGAAAACCCCTCACCCCAGCTGCAACTCATCTGGCACCCCCAAGAGGGTCCTTGTCCAAGCCTCAACCAGTGAGCTGCTACGATGCCTGGGGGCATTCCTCTGCAGACGCTGCTACAGGCTGAAGCACCTTTCCCCCACCGACCCAGTCTTGTGGCTGAGAAGTGTGGACCGGTCTCTCCTTCTGCAAGGCTGGCAAGACCAAGGCTTCATCACTCCAGCTAATGTGGTCTTTCTGTACATGCTTTGCCGGGATGTCATCTCATCCGAGGTAGCCACGGACCATGATCTTCAGGCTGTCTTACTTACCTGCCTCTATCTCTCCTATTCCTATATGGGCAATGAGATCTCCTACCCTCTCAAGCCTTTCCTGGTGGAGAGTTGTAAAGAGGCATTTTGGGATCGTTGCCTCTCCATCATCAACCTCATGAGTCCCAAAATGTTGCAGGTCAATGCTGACCCACACTTTTTCACTCAGGTCTTTGCTGACCTGAAGAATGAGAGCAGCCAAGAAGAGAAGAACAGGCTGCTCATTGGCCTGGATCGGTGA